The proteins below are encoded in one region of Salvelinus alpinus chromosome 27, SLU_Salpinus.1, whole genome shotgun sequence:
- the itpk1a gene encoding inositol-tetrakisphosphate 1-kinase isoform X4: MVVLDPLPAIRTLLDRCKSYQLIRRLEDCMKDERICSPPFMVLRSECGTDTLKHIQKHGITFPFICKTPNSNSHEMAIIFSEEDLKDVKPPCVIQNFINHDAVLYKVYVVGEAYYVVERPSIRNFPSGPAERKPIFFHSHDVSKPECASDLNSRDNVEGVSRVPVDDVIREISRCLRGALDVSLFGIDIIISNQTGQHAVIDINAFPGYEGVPEFFDDLLSHLTSVLQERAFERTSVVGGQPPAAALANCGKPCMLLGNEANTWIVEGDCVKRGGNQGLGCDSEVSANFQQHCVSAIPTKASSQ; this comes from the exons ATGAAAGGATCTGCTCTCCTCCCTTCATGGTTCTAAGGAGTGAGTGTGGAAccgacactctcaaacacatcCAGAAACATGGCATTACCTTCCCTTTCA TTTGTAAAACTCCAAACTCCAACTCCCATGAG atGGCCATCATCTTCAGTGAGGAGGACCTGAAGGATGTTAAGCCCCCGTGTGTGATCCAGAACTTCATTAACCACGATGCTGTACTCTACAAGGTGTATGTGGTGGGAGAGGCCTACTACGTGGTAGAGAGGCCTTCTATCAGAAACTTCCCTTCTGGACCTGCAG AGAGAAAACCCATTTTTTTCCACAGTCATGATGTGTCCAAGCCAGAGTGTGCTTCCGACCTGAATTCT AGGGACAATGTGGAGGGGGTGTCCAGGGTGCCTGTCGACGACGTCATCAGGGAGATCTCCAGGTGTCTGCGGGGCGCACTGGATGTGTCCCTGTTTGGCATCGACATAATCATCAGCAACCAGACAGGGCAGCATGCAGTCATTGACATCAACGCATTTCCAG GTTATGAGGGAGTCCCGGAGTTCTTTGACGACCTACTGAGTCATCTCACAAGTGTTCTCCAGGAGCGGGCCTTTGAGAGGACCAGCGTGGTCGGGGGACAGCCCCCCGCCGCAGCCCTGGCCAACTGTGGGAAACCCTGCATGCTCCTGGGAAACGAGGCCAACACCTGGATCGTAGAGGGAGACTGCGTCAAGAGGGGAGGCAATCAGGGACTGGGGTGCGACTCTGAAGTTTCGGCCAACTTCCAACAACATTGTGTGTCTGCCATCCCCACCAAAGCCTCCTCGCAATAA